In Deltaproteobacteria bacterium, a single genomic region encodes these proteins:
- the rho gene encoding transcription termination factor Rho, which produces MDYSELARKKVNELCEIAKDLGIGLNKGRKKQLLVLEILKKDAEKKGLFFNEGVLQILPDGFGFLRSQKNNYLYSSSDIYVSPLQIRKFSLRTGDLVTGFIRPPRESERYYALLKIEAVNYQDPSKTRKRPYFDNLTPLYSTERIKLETTPDNVSMRVMDLITPIGKGQRGLIVAAPRTGKTMLLQNIANSITKNHPEIKLIVLLIDERPEEVTDMKRSVGAEVVSSTFDEPPERHTQVAEIVLERAKRLVESKVDVVILLDSVTRLARAYNATIPPSGKVLSGGLDSNALQKPKKFFGSARNVEEGGSLTIIATALIDTGSRMDDVIFEEFKGTGNMELHLDRKISDRRVFPSIDITRSGTRKEELLVSKEELKRMWILRKVLMEMDDVDAMIFLVDKLSKTKTNKEFLESMNR; this is translated from the coding sequence ATGGATTATAGTGAATTGGCTCGGAAGAAAGTTAATGAGTTGTGTGAAATTGCAAAGGATTTAGGTATTGGCTTAAATAAAGGTAGGAAGAAACAACTACTGGTTTTGGAGATATTAAAGAAAGATGCCGAGAAAAAGGGTCTTTTTTTTAATGAAGGGGTGTTACAAATACTGCCCGATGGTTTTGGTTTTTTGCGTTCTCAGAAGAATAATTATTTATATTCTTCTTCTGATATTTATGTTTCTCCATTACAGATCAGGAAATTTTCGCTGAGGACAGGGGATCTTGTTACGGGTTTCATACGGCCGCCCCGGGAAAGTGAACGCTATTATGCATTACTAAAAATAGAGGCGGTAAACTACCAGGATCCAAGCAAAACAAGAAAGCGACCATATTTTGATAATCTTACCCCTCTCTATTCTACGGAACGGATAAAATTAGAAACAACGCCCGATAATGTTTCTATGAGGGTGATGGATCTTATTACACCTATTGGAAAAGGGCAGAGGGGTCTGATTGTTGCAGCTCCCCGCACTGGAAAAACAATGCTTTTACAGAATATAGCAAATAGCATTACCAAGAATCATCCTGAAATTAAACTTATTGTCCTTTTGATTGATGAAAGGCCCGAGGAAGTAACAGACATGAAAAGATCTGTAGGGGCAGAGGTGGTAAGTTCTACTTTTGACGAGCCCCCAGAAAGGCATACACAAGTGGCAGAGATTGTATTGGAAAGGGCAAAAAGGCTGGTAGAAAGCAAGGTTGATGTAGTGATACTTTTAGATAGTGTAACACGGCTGGCACGGGCCTATAATGCTACAATTCCGCCAAGCGGGAAAGTACTTTCAGGCGGATTAGACTCCAATGCATTGCAAAAGCCCAAAAAGTTTTTCGGTTCGGCAAGGAATGTAGAGGAAGGAGGCAGTTTAACCATTATTGCCACCGCTTTGATAGATACAGGCTCTCGTATGGATGATGTGATTTTCGAGGAGTTTAAGGGAACAGGCAATATGGAATTGCATTTAGATAGGAAAATTTCTGATAGAAGGGTTTTTCCGTCAATTGATATTACGCGTTCGGGAACGAGAAAAGAAGAATTGCTTGTTTCAAAAGAGGAATTAAAGAGGATGTGGATATTAAGAAAGGTGCTTATGGAAATGGATGATGTTGATGCTATGATTTTTCTGGTGGATAAACTTTCTAAGACAAAAACGAATAAGGAATTTTTAGAATCAATGAATAGATGA
- a CDS encoding CBS domain-containing protein, translated as MKVITCHKSPDFDAIASSIAAKKLYPDAVLALPPLPPYTMKNFFIQTSIYLYSPKPPKEFKLDDIDTLIIVDTHSKERIGIFGKIAEKVKTICYDHHEEGDIKNCTFYTDKVGANTTLMTNELRKKNIDITPDEATLLLIGIYEDTGNLTYPSTTVKDFQACAWLLQKGGDLTLTSQILGREMTAPQVNTLNELIRNKRIYEINNLNVVVTFASFDHYIYEAAISVEKMLKIEKLDAVIAAIRMENRIYVIGRSKRKEIDISKFAKLFGGGGHSYAASATVKNITLTEVIEKILDKLNSLMLGAFIAGKIMTCPPRFMEYNRTVEEANEIMTRFGINVLPVLKKDKLVGIISRQIAQRAFHHHLQQRNVEDFMITDFKTVAYNATFEKVRKIIIDEKQKLLPVLKKGKLIGVITRTNILHLLDNEQIKEHTLKIENIAYKIKKNLPPDIYILLEKIGLLAQQLNFSAYIVGGFVRDLIMNEKNLDIDIVIEGNGITFAKEFAKLVKGKVATHEKFNTATITLPNKFKFDVATARQEYYEIPGSLPSVELSSIKQDLYRRDFSINTLAIKLNNNFGDLLDYFGGLKDIRDKKIRVLHTLSFIEDPTRIFRAIRFAVKFNFEMGKQTEKLIKNALELNLLNQVDKKRLFTELFLILKEKEASRAIEKLNKLGVFSSLKKNLVIDPVCIKHMETASNFIDSYLLLHPTEKVNKEIVFLLILEHYANLHNVNLIQILNAPENIKKIILPIQKGKKHLLHQLENHAITDAYIYYLLKPLTNEQLIFLLSIAKLKQTKNKIARFINQLKFTKNMIDGKDLISLGVKPSPLLGKILDSVFEDILSGKISSREKALERAREIIRENLSSIH; from the coding sequence ATGAAGGTCATAACCTGTCACAAATCCCCAGATTTTGACGCTATTGCATCATCCATAGCTGCGAAAAAGCTTTATCCAGATGCAGTTTTAGCACTTCCCCCCTTACCTCCCTACACAATGAAAAATTTCTTCATACAAACCAGTATTTATCTCTATTCACCAAAACCACCCAAAGAATTCAAATTAGACGATATTGATACACTTATTATTGTAGATACACATTCCAAAGAAAGGATAGGTATTTTCGGAAAGATAGCAGAAAAGGTTAAAACAATATGCTATGACCACCACGAAGAAGGAGATATTAAAAACTGCACCTTTTATACAGATAAAGTAGGAGCAAACACCACTCTTATGACAAACGAACTAAGAAAAAAAAATATAGACATTACTCCCGATGAGGCAACGCTTCTCTTAATCGGCATATATGAAGATACGGGCAACCTCACCTATCCATCAACCACCGTAAAGGATTTTCAGGCTTGCGCCTGGTTGTTACAAAAAGGTGGCGACCTAACCCTTACCTCTCAAATATTAGGAAGAGAAATGACCGCGCCTCAGGTAAATACCCTGAATGAACTAATAAGAAACAAAAGGATATACGAAATTAACAATCTAAATGTAGTTGTAACGTTTGCCTCTTTTGATCATTATATTTATGAGGCAGCTATCTCTGTAGAAAAGATGTTAAAAATAGAAAAGTTAGACGCAGTAATTGCTGCTATAAGGATGGAAAACAGAATTTATGTAATCGGCAGGTCAAAGAGAAAAGAAATTGATATTAGCAAATTTGCTAAATTGTTTGGTGGAGGAGGACACAGTTACGCCGCATCTGCAACTGTTAAAAACATTACTTTAACCGAGGTAATAGAAAAAATATTAGACAAACTGAATAGTCTAATGTTGGGTGCATTTATTGCAGGGAAAATTATGACCTGCCCGCCACGATTTATGGAATACAATCGTACTGTAGAGGAAGCAAATGAGATAATGACTCGATTTGGTATAAATGTTTTGCCGGTTTTAAAAAAAGATAAGCTTGTAGGTATTATTAGTAGGCAAATTGCGCAAAGAGCGTTTCATCATCATCTACAACAAAGAAATGTAGAAGACTTTATGATCACAGATTTTAAAACAGTAGCCTACAATGCCACATTTGAAAAAGTAAGAAAAATTATAATTGATGAAAAACAAAAACTTTTGCCCGTCTTAAAGAAAGGTAAACTTATCGGTGTAATCACCCGTACCAACATCTTACATCTCTTGGATAATGAACAAATAAAAGAACACACCTTAAAAATAGAAAATATTGCTTACAAAATAAAAAAGAATTTACCGCCCGACATATACATCCTATTAGAAAAAATAGGCTTATTGGCTCAACAGTTGAATTTTAGCGCCTACATAGTGGGCGGCTTTGTAAGAGATCTTATTATGAACGAAAAAAATCTCGATATTGATATCGTAATAGAGGGGAATGGAATAACATTTGCTAAAGAATTTGCTAAATTAGTGAAAGGAAAAGTGGCAACCCATGAAAAATTCAACACGGCAACTATAACACTCCCCAACAAATTCAAGTTCGATGTAGCTACTGCCCGTCAGGAATATTATGAAATTCCTGGAAGTCTGCCTTCTGTAGAGTTAAGTTCTATTAAACAAGACCTATATAGAAGAGATTTTAGTATCAACACCCTGGCTATAAAATTGAATAACAACTTCGGCGATCTTTTGGATTACTTTGGTGGATTAAAGGACATAAGAGATAAAAAAATAAGAGTTTTACACACTCTAAGTTTTATAGAGGATCCTACCAGAATTTTCCGTGCAATCAGGTTCGCAGTGAAGTTCAATTTTGAAATGGGTAAACAAACAGAAAAACTCATCAAAAATGCATTAGAACTAAACCTTTTAAATCAAGTTGACAAAAAAAGGCTATTCACAGAACTTTTTCTTATCCTAAAAGAAAAAGAAGCCTCTCGAGCCATTGAAAAATTGAATAAATTGGGTGTTTTTAGCAGTTTGAAAAAAAATCTTGTTATAGATCCTGTATGTATCAAACATATGGAAACAGCCTCTAACTTTATAGATAGTTATCTTCTTCTACATCCTACGGAAAAGGTAAACAAGGAAATCGTATTTCTGCTTATTCTTGAACATTATGCAAACTTACACAATGTAAATCTAATTCAAATATTAAACGCACCAGAAAATATAAAAAAAATTATACTTCCTATACAAAAAGGAAAAAAACACCTGCTTCACCAACTTGAAAATCACGCTATTACTGACGCCTACATCTATTACCTTTTAAAACCTTTAACCAATGAACAGCTAATCTTTCTCTTGAGTATTGCCAAGTTAAAGCAAACCAAAAACAAAATCGCCAGGTTTATAAATCAGCTTAAGTTTACTAAAAATATGATAGACGGAAAAGACCTTATCAGCTTAGGTGTAAAACCATCACCGCTTTTGGGAAAAATCCTTGATTCAGTGTTTGAAGACATCCTTTCAGGAAAAATAAGCTCAAGAGAAAAAGCGTTGGAAAGAGCCAGAGAAATAATTAGAGAAAATTTATCATCTATTCATTGA